One Comamonas odontotermitis genomic window, TGCAGTATGCCCTGCTTCAGTGACGGTAACGGGCAATGCCATCAGCGGCACCGTTCCAACCCTGCCGGCAAACAGCTCCGTCACCATCACGGTAACGGGCACTACGTCGAGTAGCAATACGGCGCCCATCACCAACACGGCAACGGTCACATCTCCAGCCAATATGGCTGATCCCAATGTCGGCAACAACGCCAGCACTGCCACAACCGTGGCCGCTCCGGTCATCAGCATCAGCAAGGTTGCCGATGTTTCGACCCTGATACCCGGTGGAACGGTGCATTACACCGTAACCGTAAAAAGCCTCGGTCCGGCTGCAGCCAGCAACGTACTTGTGAGCGACCCGATGCCTGCGGGCATCACAGCCCAGAGCTGGAGCTGCGCAGCAGCAGGTGGGGCCACCTGCACGGCCAGCGGCACGGGAGCAGTTGCTGACACCATCGCTGCCTTCCCAGCCGGGGCCACTGCCACCTACACCATCACGGCCACGGTGAGCAATGCGCCGCCAGCAACTGTGACCAACACCGCAAGCAGCACACCCGGGGCGAACGGCGTGTGCGCGCCAGGCAACACGGCAGCGCCTTGCACGGCAGCGGTGACTCTGGGCTCGGCCCCGATCATCGAGGTGAGCAAGACCGCCAACACCACGGCTCTCGTGCCCGGTGGCACCGTCACCTACACCGTCACCGTCAGCAACACTGGTGCTTCGGCAGCGAACGACGTCCTTGTCACCGACCCGCAAGCGGGCGGCATCACCAGCCAGAGCTGGAGCTGCGCGGCCAGCGGCGGCGCAGCCTGCCCGCAGGCAAGCGGGGCAGGGGGCATCAACCAGACCGTTGTGCTCATGCCCACGGGCAGCTCGGTGACCTACACCATCACCGCTGTCATCAGCAACACCCCGCCCACCAATGTGAGCAACACGGCGGCTGCCATGCCCAGCGAGAGCGGCACCGTCTGCGGCCCCACCAACACGCCCGGCCCGTGCAGCGCCACGGCCAGCGTGCCGCCACTGCCGCAAGTCTCCGTCACCAAGAGCGCCAATGCCAGCACCGTCGTGGCCGGTGGCACCATCGTCTACACCATCGTGGTGAGCAACAGCGGCGTCATGCCAGCGAACAACACGGCAGTGAGCGACCCCATTCCTGCGGGCATCACCAGCCAAAGCTGGACCTGCACGGCCAGTGGGGGCGCGGCCTGCGCTGCCAGCGGAAGCGGAGCAGTGACCGACACCATTGCCGCATTCCCAGCGGGCAGCTTCGCCACCTACACCGTCACTGCCCAGGTCAGCGCCACGCCACCGGCGACCATCGGCAACACGGTCGTTGCCACCCCGCCAGCGGGCACCCTGTGCACGCCAGGCAATACGACATCACCTTGCAGCGCCTCGGCCGCCGTCTCGCCCAACCCGCAAATCTCGGTCGCCAAGAGCGTCGATGCGCCAACCATCACCCCTGGCGGCGTCGTGCACTACACCGTCTCTGTCACCAACAACGGCTCAGTTGCTGCAGACGGCACCACCGTGAGCGACCCGATTCCAGCGGGCATCACGGCCCAGAGCTGGACCTGCGCGGCGCAAGCGGGCGCCACCTGCACCACGAGCGGCACGGGGGCGATCAGCGACACCCTGGCTGTCTTCCCACCCGGCAGCCTCGTGACCTACACCGTCACCGCCACCGTGAGTGCCACGCCACCAGCCACCATTGCCAACACCGCAAGCGCCACGCCTTCTGGTGGGGGCACCTGCGCGCCGGGCAACACGGCCCCACCGTGCACAGCCACGGCCAGCAGCACACCGCTGCCGCAAGTGCAAATCAGCAAAACGGCGGGTACCAGCACCCTCATCCCGGGCGGCACCGTCACCTACACCGTCACTGTGAAGAACACCAGCGCCGTGGCAGCGGACGGCACCACCGTGAGCGACCCGATGCCTGCGGGCATCACAGCCCAGAGCTGGAGCTGCGCAGCAGCAGGCGGGGCCACCTGCACGGCCAGCGGCACGGGAGCAGTTGCTGACACCCTGGCTACCTTCCCAGCAGGCGCCACTGCCACCTACACCATCACGGCCACGGTGAGCAATGCGCCACCAGCAACTGTGACCAACACCGCCAGCAGCACACCTGGAGCCAACGGCGTATGCGCGCCGGGCAACACGGCAGCGCCTTGCACGGCAGCGGTGACGCTCGGCTCGGCCCCGATCATCGAGGTGAGCAAGACTGCCGACACTACCGTTCTGGCTCCTGGCAGCACGGTGCATTACACGGTCACCGTCAGCAACACGGGCTCTGTTGCCGCAGATGGGACCACGGTGAGCGATGCCGTCCCTGTCGGTATTGCCCAGCAAAGCTGGGCTTGCTCTGCCACGGGTGGAGCCACATGCACGGCCAGCGGCACTGGGGCGATCAGTGACACCATCACTACCTTCCCTGTAGGCGCTGTTGTCACCTATACGGTCACTGCCACGGTCAGCAGCGCGCCACCGGCGGCCATCACCAACACGGCAACCGTTACCCCATCTGGGGAAGGCGTGTGCGGGGTGGACATGAAGGCTGCCGCAATGAAGGCTTCGCAAGCGAAAGCTGCATCATTGAAGGCTCCGCCATGCACGGCGTCTGTCACCGGCAGTTCCACGCCACAACTGCAGATCACCAAGACGGCAGACCTGCAGACGGTCGCAGTGGGCGGCACGATCGAGTACACGGTCACGGTGATCAATGGCGGAAGCGTGCCAGCAGATGGCACGGTCATCAGTGATCCGATCCCCGAGGGCATTGCCAGCCAGCTGTGGACATGCAGAACCAGTGCAGGTGCCGTCTGCGCGGGCATTGGAAGCGGAGCCATCAGTGACACGATCACGAGCCTTCCTGTTGGCGGCTCGGTGGTCTACACGGTCACGGCAAAGGTGAGCTTCACAGCGCCCAAGACCATCACAAACGTAGCGACCATCACACCTCCAGCGGGTGGTAACTGCGCGCCATGCACGGCAAGCGCGGCTACTGCAGTGCAGCAGAACTCGACGCCTGCACCTGTGCCGGGGTTGGGGGCGTGGGGTGTGGGATGGATGCTGTTGTTATTGCCAATGGCTGCTGGCCTCGCCGCCCGCCGGCGGTCAACGAAGGCGTAGCGCAAGCTGGGTGCCACGGGCGCATAGGCCCGTGAGCGCCTACGCGTGCGGCTGGCTGGCCGCACGCCCGCCATAGCATACACCCGCATACACGCCGCTACCCGCAAGCCAAAGGCGTCGGCCCGTACAATACGCACATTTTCAGCAAGTTGCGCAGCATGGCTTATAGCGTCAAGGAAATCTTCTACACCCTGCAAGGGGAGGGTGCCAATGCGGGGCGCCCAGCGGTTTTTTGCCGGTTTGCGGGCTGCAACCTGTGGAGCGGTCGGGAAGAAGACCGCGCTGCAGCGGCGTGCAGGTTCTGCGACACCGATTTTGTGGGTACCGACGGAGAGGGGGGCGGCAAGTACCCGTCTGCCACCGAGCTCGCCGCTGCCATTGAGGCACATTGGCCATCAGAGAATGTTGACCGCCGTTTTGTTGTTCTCACGGGCGGAGAGCCTGCCTTGCAGGCGGATGCCGCCTTGGTCGCCGCTTTGCACGCAAAGGGCTTTTTCATTGCGATGGAGACGAATGGCACGCTCATGCCTCCAGAAGGTATTGATTGGCTATGCGTAAGCCCCAAGGCCAATAACGCGCTTGCCGTAGATGCAGGGCAGGAACTGAAGCTGGTTTATCCGCAAAACCATGTGGATCCCTCGAATTTCATTCATCTGAATTTCGACAGGTTCTATCTCCAGCCATTGGACGATTTCGAACAGCACAAGAATACTGCAGCCGCCATTGCCTATTGTCTTCAGCACCCGCGCTGGAATCTGAGCCTGCAGACGCACAAAATCACAGGAATACGATGAAGTACGAACTGAGCCAGAAGTTCATCTTTGAAGCCGCACATACACTCCACCGCACCGTGGACGCAGTCGGGAGCCGCCGGATACACGGACATACCTACCACGCCGAAATCACTTTGCGTGGCGAGCCATCGCAAGCATCAGGCATGCTGCAGGATCTGGGTGATGTGCGCCAGAAGATTGAGCGTGTTCGAAATGAGCTTGACCACCATTTTCTCGATGAGGTTCCCAATCTCGGCCCAGCCACCTTGGAAAACCTGTGCAAATACATCTACACCGGCCTGGTCGTGCATTGCCCTGATTTGATTGCCGTTTCAGTGGAGCGGCCTTCCAGTGGCGATAAATGTGTATTGCGCATGAATAATCTGCAGAACTCAAATTCAAATTGAAAATAATTTGATTTGATTTGATTTGATTTGATTTTTCCTGGCTGCATAAGCCGATCCGGTAAAAAGTGCCTGCTCGGCAGTTTCGGCTGAATGGCATTGCTGGCCGGTTGATGGAATGGTGAAGTCCACTCCCATCCTCTTGTTGATTTTTTCATTCAAAGCCATGAAAAATGGCTGTTAACAGGGTGAAAAATTGCCAAGATCACGCCTGCAGGGTTTGCTGAGGCAATGCAAAACAGAAACGCCCGATGTTGTTCCATCGGGCGTTTGCGGTTTCATCCATCAGAGGGTTCAGGCTACGCAGGCTTTTGCAACGCATTCAGCGACACAAGCCTGCCCGCCTGCTTGTTCTGGCAGTGCTCACGAAGCCAGAACTTCCACCAGATAACGGCGCTTGCCAGTTTCATCCACCTCAACTTCGCGGCCATGGATGTCGGACTCAAAGCCGGGTACCTGGACATCCTGTTCTTCGGCAATCTGCAGGTATTGGAAGATGGCATCTGCCTTTTCGTTGTAGCGCTCGCCAGGCATGATGAGTGGAATGCCTGGGGGATAGGGCACCAGCATGGTAGCCGCGATGCGCCCCTTGAGCTTTTTGACTTCCACCTTCTCGACCTTGCCCTGCACCAGCAGGTTGTAGGCCTCTGCCGGGATCATGGCCATGTCGGGTTGCTCGACGTACATCTCGCGCATGACCTTGGGCACATCGTGGCTCACATTGAACTGGTGCAGGCGGTCGCACAGGTCACGCAGCCCCGTGTCGGCATAGACCTGCGGGTAGCTCTCCACCAGGTCAGGCAGTACCTGCGCCAGTGGCGTATTGGCCTCGTAGTGCTGCTTGAAGCTCATCAGTTCCGCCACCAGGGTTCCCCACTTGCCCTTGGTGATGCCCATGGAGAACAGCACCAGCAGCGAGTAGAGGTTGGTTTTTTCGACCACGATGCCGCGCGTCCACAGGAACTTGCTGACCACGCTGGCAGGGATGCCCTGTTTGTCCATGCGCCCGTCCATGTCCAGCCCAGGCATGGTGAGGGTGACCTTGATAGGGTCGATCATGACAAAGTCGTCGCTCAGCTTGTCAAAGCCGTGCCACTGGGCTTCGGGGCGCAGTTGCCAGTCCTTGGCCTGGGCAGGTGGAATGTGGGATGAGGATTTGCGCAGCTGCTTGGCCACGGGCTCGGGCTGCCAGACCTTGAACCACCAGTCTTTCTTGTCCAGGTCGGATTCGATCTGCAGCATGGCGCGGCGAAACGCGAGGGATTCATCGTGCATTTCCTGCACCAGTGATTCACCGGCAGCGCCTTCCATCATCTTGGAGGCCACATCGCAGGCCGCAATCACCGGGTACAGCGGGCTGGTGGAGGTGTGCATCATGAAGGCTTCGTTGAAGCGCCCCATGTCGAGCTTGCGTTTGCGGCTGTCACGCACATGCACCATGGATGCCTGCGAAAACGCCGCCAGCAGTTTGTGGGTGGAATGGGTGGTGAAGACGATGGCATCCTGCTCACGCGGCTTGCCCTTGGCCATGCCGTAGTAGTGCTCGTAGAACGGATGGAAGGCGGCGTAGGCGTACCAGGCTTCGTCAAAGTGCAGAAAATCGACGGCACTGCCAATTTTCTTGGCAATCTTCTCGGCGTTGTAGCAAAGGCCGTCATAGGTGGAGTTGGTCACCACCGCAATGCGCAGCTTGGCGCCGTTTTTCATGGCTTGCGCGGCAAGCGGCACCTGTGCGATACGCGCCTGCATGGCCTTGGGCGAGAACTGGTCTTCGCTGATCGGCCCGATGATGCCGTGCGCATTTCGGCTCGGCGAGAAGTACACGGGAATGGCTCCCGTCATGATCAGCGAGTGCAGCAGTGACTTGTGGCAGTTGCGATCCACAAACACCACATCGCCGCGCGCCACCGTACCATGCCAGACGATCTTGTTGGCCGTGGAGGTGCCGTTGGTCACGAAGAAGGTATGGTCGGAGCCGAAGTTCCTGGCGGCGTCGGCCTCTGCCTCCCGTATGGGGCCGCTGTGGTCGAGGAGGGAGCCCAGCTCTGGCACAGAGATCGAGAGATCGCTGCGCAGGGTGTTTTCACCATAGTACTGGTGGAAGGCTCGGCCCACCGACGATTTGGTGAAGGCCACGCCGCCCGCATGCCCCGGCGTGTACCAGGAGTAGTTGGACTTGGCCGTGTGCTTGATCAGTGCCTTGAAGAAGGGCGGCAGCAGGTGCTCCATGTACTCTTCGGCCGCACGCATCACCTGCCGCGCGATGAAGCTCTTGGTGTCTTCGAACAGGTAGAAATAGCCGCGCGCATATTTCACGAGGTTGGTCGGCACCTTCTCCACCGAACCTCGCTCGCCATAAAAGAACACCGGCAGGTGGGGGTGGCGCGCCAGGTTGTCTTCCAGCAGATCCTGAATCTTGCGGAACTGTTCCTCGGCATCCTCATGTGCGTCGATGGAGATCAGGACTGCGGAGGCTGCCAGATAGGTGCGTGCAGCCACCCGCGCATCATCGAGCGTGAGATTGGCCATCACACGCTGGTTTGCGTTCTCCAGCTCTTCGGCCAGGGCGCGGATGATGCTGCCGCGCAGGCGGGGCGAGTCGAACTCGCTGTCGATAATGACGGTTGGATAGTCCAGGGCTTTGAAAAACATCTTCAGGCTCCGTTGTGATGAATTCGAAAAGGTTCAAGGGAGACAAATCCCCTGTTGGGAGAGCATGTTCGCAAGCGCTGCCCAGCCGTAGGGCGGCGAAGAGGGCAAAAACATGCGCTTGCGGCCTGTTTCAGGCTGCTTTGCCGGTATGGCTGGTAGTGGTGGCTGCAGCACGCTCCTGGTCCAGGCGCAGCATGCGGGTGCTGACAAAGCCATAGAGCGTGAAGCCCACGATGGTTGCCACGCCGCCGAGCATCAAGGCCTCGGTCCCCGAGCTGTACAGGGCCAGATAGCTGTAGGCTGCAGCGACCCACGAGATGATATTGACGAACAAGGCCTTTTTAGGGGGAACGCCCGCAACCTTCTGGATGGTCATCAAGGCCGCCATGGACAGGATGTAGGGCACGATGTTCGTCACCACCGCCAGGTTCACCAGCGTGTCGAACTGCTTGGTCAGATCGGGGCTGATGGTGAGCAGGGCGAGGCCAGTCTGGGCGGCCAGCAAGATCAGCATGGCCACGATAGGGGTACCTGCCTTGTTCACCTTGGCAAAGATCGGTAGAAAGTAGCCGGTGTCCGACGAGCTTTTGAACACCTGCGCAATGGTGAACTGCCAGCCCAGCAACGAGCCGATGCATGCCAGCACCATCAGGCCCATGATGATCTGCCCGACCAGGGGGGTGAACATGTACGCGAACACCAGGCCAAAGGGCGCAGTGGAGGCCGCCAACTCCGGATTGGAGACGATGCCCGCCATGACGTTGGTCGAGACGATGTAGATCACGGCAGCGCCGATCGTGCCACCGAGCACGGCAATTGGCACGTTCTTTTCGGGGTTCTCCACCGCGTCGGCGTTGGCGCAGGCAGACTCCATTCCCAAAAACGCCCACAGGGTGATGGCCACGGAAGAGCTGGCTGCCTGCAGGAGCGACAAACCATGCGGGTTCCAGGCTTCGGCGTAGGTGCTGGGGCTGAACCAGAACCAGCCAAATGTGGAGACGCCAACCACCGGAAGAATCACGCCCCAGACGGTGACCCCACCGATCTTGCCGGTCACGCTGGCACCGCCGAAGTTGGCAATGGTGGTGATCCACAGCAATGCAATCGTCATGAGGCCCACGCCCACGGGGCTCAGCTGCAGAGAAAACAGCTCGGTCAGGTAGCCCACCGCAGTGATGCCAATGGCCACATTGGCGATCAACAGAGACGTGCCATAGGTGTAGTTCACCAGATAGTTGCCGGCACGGCCAAACGCATATTCCGCATAGCCCCCCATGCCGCCAGACTTGCGGCTGAGCATGCCGCACTGGGCAAAGGCATAGGCCAGTGCCAGCGAGCCCGTTGCGGTGACCAGCCAGGAAAGGATGGAGATGGCCCCCACCTGTGCCAGCTTGGTGGGCAACAGAACAATGCCAGACCCAAGCATGTTGACCACGGTCAGCATGGTCAGCTGCACCACGGTCATTTTTTTGGTTTGCGCCATTCTCACTCCTTTTCCTGAATGAAGGTTTCTATTCGCCTGGGCGTTGATGGAAAACGCAAGGGATGTGCCCTCAGACTCAACACCTGCAACGCTGGGCAGCGGTTATCCAAAATCGCGAAAATTATTTCTCTGTGGCAAGCGCTCAGATGATAAATATGCAACAGGCAAAATGCATCGATTAAATCAATGCAAAAAATATAACGAGAAATGAATTTTGATCAGGGAATTATATTTTGATACATGCCTGATTTCTGCACCGATCATAATTTAATGATCTTTCATCCCTGTGAAAGTGCCTCACAAATTGCCCCGAACCCCATGATGCTTGATATATGTCAAGTATTGACTCTGCAAACACGGTAACGCACGCAGATATCTCCCAATCTGCATTCGCCGCAGCATGAAATTCGCGCTCCGATAGAGAAGGTGATTGCCTTTTTATGAAGCTTCGCAACTGATGGCATAGCGGGGCAGCACATTCATGGCTTCAGCTTCATTCAATGCCGTGCCGTGCAGAGCGTTCCTAAGCCTCAAATCACACGCAATGCGCCCGGATTCGTCACAAAATGCTGCAAAGTGCCAGAGAATTTGGGGACAGAGAGAGGGGCAGAAGCAGCGCCCCTCCAAGCCCGAAACAGTTCAGTCGACCGTTATATCGAAGCCAAATTCAAGGGTTTTTCGAAAGCTGGAGTCATGCCAGCCCCGCGCCTCGATTTCTGCCGTGCCTCGATAGCTGCCAGAGCGCATATCTGGGTTGTCTGCGCGCACAAAGCTGAGCTGCAAGCTGCTATATCGAGGATTACTAGAGCAAGTCCTAGCATCGTTCATGCCTCGGGTGTAACACGAATTAGACCGCCCGGCACGGATATTTGCCACGTAGGGCAGTCCCGTGGCATTGTTGATCAACGTCACTTTGATCGCGGATGGTTCACGCGGCCCATCCCAAACCAACGAAGTCGGCCCCATTACACCCATCTGGAACGGAACCACAAATGCAACGCTACCGTAGCCTGCCAATGGACCTTGGTCTGACAACTCGAAAGTTTCGCCGTTGCGTACAACGCCATCAAGCGGCCGTGTCTCGATATCAGCATTCAGCTCCAGCGTGCGGCGGTACCCGGAGTCATGCCAACCCTGCGCCTCAAGTGTGAAGCTCCCCTGATAGTGCCCGGCAGGAAGGGTAGGGTTATCGGTTTCGACATAAGTCAGAATCAAATGGCTATTGCGCGCGGTGTAACAGGTTGAGGCATCGTTCATGGAGACAAGTCCTGTCTGTGCCGCGCAGGAATCATCCCGATAACCTCTGATTCGCACGGGGCGTTTTACCCCTGTAGCGATGTCGGTGAGATCCACTGTTAGCATGGCTGGGGTGTTGGCTCCGCTCCATGTCAAACCAGTAGGTCCCGTTACCCCCGCCTGAGAAGGCACAACAAACCCGACCGAGCCAAGATTTGTATCGAAGCCTAAATCAGTCAACAGCTCAAAATCGATTCCGGCAAACACCGTACCATCGATCACGGGGGAGACTTCGTCATACATGGCAGTGCCCTTGCCAATGCGGACCTCCGTCACATGGACGGTAATTGGCGGCTCGGGCAACGCGTTATCATTGTTGCGCGAAGGTCGATAGATGCCAGTCTTGAAATAAGGTGTTCGAGGAATGGTCAGGTTATACACATTCTGGCCACTGCGGGACCAGACCCGGACACCATCGCGCCAGATTTCGAGCAATCCGTCGGAACCAGTCGACCATTTTGCATGTACTACCCAATTGACCCATTCCCCAGCGACCGCCGGTTCGTCCAGCACTTGGGATGATCGCTGTATGGCCGCTGGCGATCCCCACGCAGTATTGATGACCCAGCGATCATTTTTCAGCGCAATGGCCAGATTGGGGAAATTGCGATCAACCTTCTCGTTTCCCATGACAGCATGCCATTGCATGACGATAAAGCCTTGCTGATCGGTTGGTACCTGCTGTACAGCCAGACGCTCGCCATACCAGCGCTCCTGAAGCCCTTCCTCGGCGGGCAGTGCCAGCTCTGCCCGAAAGGAACCGGGAGTGCCTGGAACGGTAAATTTGGCAGCGCGCCGACCATCCATCCCTGGCGCATTCACCAGTTGAACACGATCAGAGAAGGTAGGGCGTTGCGCCGGATCGTAGATCGCATCGATGGACAAGGTCCATTTGAGGAAGTTGCCTGACCGAAAATCTTCTTTGAAAATAAGAGGTACGCCTGTATTGAAGACATCCTGCGGTGAGAGCTGCTGTGAAGCCTGCTGTGCTTGGGTACTGAGTGCAACACAGAAAAGTGAGAGGATCACGGCGGTGATCTTCACAAATATTTTCCTGATCGCATAATTCGAGATGTTTATGTTCTGAATGAGCATAAAAAGACCTTTCCATCAGTTTATTCATCGTGAGATGGGATGATGAGAGTGAGAAAGATCTTAAATATTATCCAGACCTCATTCAAAATGAAGCTGCAAGGCTGCGCGAAATGTGTGCGATTTTTGTTTATGAACAAATACTTGTTATTTTGTGCCCTGCTTGCTGATTGATTTCTAATAAATCTATTTATTTGAAATTTCTATTTATTAATAAGAAATTTTGGCATTAATTGCCGCCAAATAACCCTGAAAATCATAGATTATGCAATGGAGAAGAGATGCCGGGCTAAAGCTATCTGCAGTACAAACGAACGACACGGCTAGGCGCCGCCGGGAGGCAGCGACTATCCAGGGAGCGTTAGCGGCCCCAGCGCAGGGGGGCAGCAACACTGCCTGTTTCCGCCAGCGGCCAATGGTGGCCTTGTTGCTCCACTCAGGCTCCCAACGACTTGCAGACAGCTAGCCCGCAGCGCTTGCTACTGACACAAGACGCCTTCGCGCATACACCAGCCCTGCATCTTAGGCTCCCCAGATATCAGTGCTGATGGCTTTGTACCAGGCGGCCCCGTAGTCCGCCTCGGCCTTGCGGAACGCGGCATCCTTGTTGGCAGGGCTGACCCCGCCAGAGTTGGGCACTTCCATCATCTTGCCCTCCTGAGCGCGGTAAACGCCCGCCACAGAAATGCCGTAGTCCGGGCCGACAAAGCTGTAGCAGGTATTGGCAAACGAGGCAGTCGGCAGGGCGCTGCCTGCCAACTCGGCGGCAATCGCCGCTGCGGCGACCTTGCCCTGGATGTTGGCGGCAAAGCCGGACTTGGGCATGGGCGCCGCGATGGTGGCATCGCCCAGCACATGGATATGGCGCACCAACCGGGACTCGAAATTCTCCGCCTTGATCGGCACCCAACCGCTTGCGTCCGCCACACCGGCACGCTCGGCAATGAACCCCGCCTTCTGCGCAGGAATCACGTTGAGGACGTCTGCCGTATAGCGGTTGCCAAAGACGGTTTCCACCTCCAGACGCCTGGCATCCACGCGGCCGACCTTGCCATCGTCAGATTGTTTGATCCATTCGATCATGTCGCCATACAGCGCTTTCCAGCCCTGGATAAACAGGCCTTGCTTGGAGAACTGGTCTTTGCTGTCCAGCAGGAGAATCTTGCTTCTGGGCTTGTGCGTTTTCAGATAGTGCGCAACCATGGCCGCTCGCTCGTAAGGGCCGGGCGGACAGCGGAACGGGTTGTCGGGGATGACCATCACAAAGCGCCCGCCATCGGGCATGGCCTCCAGCTGCTTTTTCAGCAACTGGGTCTGGGCACCGGCCTTCCAGGCGTGGGGCGCCCATTGGGCTGCTGCCTCGTCATAACCTTCCAGGGCATTCCAGCGCATATCAATGCCGGGCGAGAGCACCAGCTTGTCATAGCGCAGCGTCTGGCCATCGGAGAGCTTGATGCTGCGTGCTGCACCGTCCACCGATTCCGCGCTCGCCTGCACCACGGTCACACCGGCTTTGCGCAAACCGTCATAACCATGGCCAATGCTGTCCCAGCTGCGCAGCCCAGCCAGGTACAGATTGGAGAACGGGCAGGTGTAAAAGCGCTCGGAGGGCTCTACCAAGGTCACATTGATGTGCGGCGCAAACCGCCGCAGATAGCGAGCGGCTGTGGCTCCACCGAAGCCCCCGCCCACAATCACCACATGGGCCGAGGCTGCCTGGGCACGAACAATGGCGGGCATGGCCAGACTGGCCGCTCCGGCGGCTACCCCCCCCAGAAGATCTCTACGGCGTATTGGCATCATGGCTTCTCCTTGCTGAACCATTGGGCCAAGGCTTGCAATTGCTTGTCGTCATAGCCTTTCGCCAAGCGATCCATCACCGTGGCGTCCTTGGCCGTTCCGGCTTTGAAAGACTGCAGCCGTTGCAGCAAATATTCCTGCGGCAGGCCGCGCAATGGGGTGATGCCACCGGAGTTGCGCCCATCCGTGCCATGGCAGTTGGCGCAACTGGCCGCGAGCACCGCTACATCCTGGGGGCGCAACTGGGTGGAGGGCGTATCGGAAGCGGAATGGGCAAAGGTGCCCAGTAGCGTCAAGCCCAGGCCGGTAACGACGCCCAGAGGCGACCTAGACACCGCAAATCGATGGCGAGTTGATCGTGACATAGAAGCTCCTGCAAAGGCCGCCATGTGGCAGTTTGTGTTCAAGCAAACCCATCCCATTGATCATGATTTTTATATAAAAGCATCGAATCAGGCTGAGATGGCCTTGGCCTTGATCCGGAGTCTTTACATATCATAGGCAGCCTGGACGGATATGGAAATGCAACGGGTACACTTTCCCAGTTATGCAAAGTGCGCTCGCTGACCTGAAAAAACTGCGCAGCCTGGGTGCGAGACATGCCAGCACTGCGGTACGTGTCCCGAAATCGGGACGCAATGCGGGTACGAGTGTCTGGGTCATGGCGGGCAGGCCGTACTTCTTCTTTAATTTATACGATGTATATTATGTTAAGTTTAAAATAGAGTAGCACGACAACCCCATGGACCGCATCCCTCAGCAATGAACCCAGATCAAACCCTCTTCTCGATCCAGACGATATTCAGGGTTAACTCTGGGTAATTCTGTGTTCCGTGAAGAAGCTTTGCGTCCACAATTTCCTCTTGGCCCATCCAAGGAGAGATTACCCAATGCAAATCCCATCCCATCCTGCGTCTTCCGTGTCACCACGCTACAGTCTTGTGGCGTTGGCGTCGATTGTGTTGTTGTCTCTGGCGGGCTGTGGCAGCTCTGGCGGCAATGACGACAAGCTGGTCAGCACGGCTTGCGAGGCGTCCACCAACGACGGCTCGGTGGTGGTGGGGTCTGGCCTGCCAGGCGATCCATCGTTTCCCGAACTTGCCTCTGGCTACCGTACCGGCAAGAAGGTCGTGGAAGGCAACAAGTACATGGTGGTCACTGCCAACCCGCTGGCGTCCAAGGCGGGTTGCGAGGTGCTCAAATCCGGTGGCTCTGCGGTTGATGCGGCGGTTGCTGTGCAGATGGTGCTGGGGCTGGTGGAGCCACAATCGAGCGGCATTGGCGGCGGCGCTTTCATGCTGTACTACGATGCGGCCAGCAAGAAAGTGACGGCCTATGATGGCCGTGAAAC contains:
- a CDS encoding NAD(P)/FAD-dependent oxidoreductase, whose product is MPIRRRDLLGGVAAGAASLAMPAIVRAQAASAHVVIVGGGFGGATAARYLRRFAPHINVTLVEPSERFYTCPFSNLYLAGLRSWDSIGHGYDGLRKAGVTVVQASAESVDGAARSIKLSDGQTLRYDKLVLSPGIDMRWNALEGYDEAAAQWAPHAWKAGAQTQLLKKQLEAMPDGGRFVMVIPDNPFRCPPGPYERAAMVAHYLKTHKPRSKILLLDSKDQFSKQGLFIQGWKALYGDMIEWIKQSDDGKVGRVDARRLEVETVFGNRYTADVLNVIPAQKAGFIAERAGVADASGWVPIKAENFESRLVRHIHVLGDATIAAPMPKSGFAANIQGKVAAAAIAAELAGSALPTASFANTCYSFVGPDYGISVAGVYRAQEGKMMEVPNSGGVSPANKDAAFRKAEADYGAAWYKAISTDIWGA
- a CDS encoding polysaccharide lyase; this translates as MLIQNINISNYAIRKIFVKITAVILSLFCVALSTQAQQASQQLSPQDVFNTGVPLIFKEDFRSGNFLKWTLSIDAIYDPAQRPTFSDRVQLVNAPGMDGRRAAKFTVPGTPGSFRAELALPAEEGLQERWYGERLAVQQVPTDQQGFIVMQWHAVMGNEKVDRNFPNLAIALKNDRWVINTAWGSPAAIQRSSQVLDEPAVAGEWVNWVVHAKWSTGSDGLLEIWRDGVRVWSRSGQNVYNLTIPRTPYFKTGIYRPSRNNDNALPEPPITVHVTEVRIGKGTAMYDEVSPVIDGTVFAGIDFELLTDLGFDTNLGSVGFVVPSQAGVTGPTGLTWSGANTPAMLTVDLTDIATGVKRPVRIRGYRDDSCAAQTGLVSMNDASTCYTARNSHLILTYVETDNPTLPAGHYQGSFTLEAQGWHDSGYRRTLELNADIETRPLDGVVRNGETFELSDQGPLAGYGSVAFVVPFQMGVMGPTSLVWDGPREPSAIKVTLINNATGLPYVANIRAGRSNSCYTRGMNDARTCSSNPRYSSLQLSFVRADNPDMRSGSYRGTAEIEARGWHDSSFRKTLEFGFDITVD
- a CDS encoding c-type cytochrome, whose amino-acid sequence is MSRSTRHRFAVSRSPLGVVTGLGLTLLGTFAHSASDTPSTQLRPQDVAVLAASCANCHGTDGRNSGGITPLRGLPQEYLLQRLQSFKAGTAKDATVMDRLAKGYDDKQLQALAQWFSKEKP